One Ranitomeya imitator isolate aRanImi1 chromosome 1, aRanImi1.pri, whole genome shotgun sequence DNA window includes the following coding sequences:
- the LOC138657998 gene encoding uncharacterized protein, producing MGVVFIFLFIQGITGEMFLYQPQNIVSKDVNGTAVITCVPSEIFIGLKFSWYHRKWRSSEAPVRVKSCTRDNDKHKFVCKDEKYTASLEIYNVQTNDNGVFYCVYYSSYFLLKFGNGTNLNVGDRSTSKSSVHILGQLHLWHPHNSLNLACVVLAAHNTVLVYWNISGTYHKGQIISREEPDGTWTVMNFISLPKDNWSEEEKVTCEVWLQSSAINVHWKIPGRGEPHGFVSTTCESFLIPMVISGALLALMLSVHFIKTLKIPGNKTQSSMSKNTGIEDEIVYSELNMNHFIGF from the exons TATCAACCCCAGAACATTGTATCCAAGGATGTTAATGGCACGGCCGTCATCACATGTGTGCCAAGTGAAATATTCATAGGATTGAAGTTCTCCTGGTATCATAGAAAGTGGAGAAGTAGTGAAGCCCCAGTTCGGGTGAAGTCATGTACAAGGGATAATGATAAACATAAATTTGTCTGTAAGGATGAGAAATACACTGCCAGCCTGGAGATATACAATGTACAAACCAATGACAATGGAGTTTTTTACTGCGTCTATTATTCAAGTTATTTTTTACTAAAATTTGGAAATGGAACAAATTTGAATGTTGGAG ACAGATCCACCTCCAAAAGCTCAGTTCATATTCTTGGCCAGCTTCACCTTTGGCATCCTCATAACTCTTTAAATCTGGCTTGTGTTGTACTTGCGGCCCATAATACTGTTCTCGTATACTGGAACATCTCAGGAACATATCACAAGGGTCAAATAATCTCTAGAGAAGAACCAGATGGGACATGGACTGTGATGAACTTCATCTCCCTTCCCAAGGACAACTGGAGTGAGGAGGAGAAGGTGACCTGTGAAGTTTGGTTACAATCTTCTGCTATCAATGTCCACTGGAAAATACCTGGTCGAG gtgaaCCCCATGGATTTGTTTCAACAACATGTGAAAGCTTCCTAATACCGATGGTGATTTCTGGGGCTTTGTTGGCATTGATGCTGTCTGTTCATTTCATCAAAACTCTTAAGATCCCAG GTAATAAAACTCAAAGCTCAATGAGTAAGAATACTGGAATTGAG GATGAAATTGTCTATTCAGAGCTGAATATGAATcattttattggattttaa